The following nucleotide sequence is from Prosthecobacter sp..
CATTCGCGGCGATCACCTGTTCCTCGGCGCTCTCACCTGCGGCTTTGCGGGAAAAGCAGGTCTGCCGAGGCAAACGGGCACGGATGATGTTGTCGCCGTTCTCACCGCCGACTTCCAACGCCACCCAATCGCCCACGGCGGGCAGTTCGGCGTCCGTTTCGGCATCGTGATAAACCTTGCCGCTCAGGATGACCTCGAACTCGTCGAAACCGTTCGCGCCATCGTCCAAGAGGGCACCATAGCTGATCTTGTTGTCACGGATGAGCCGCGCCGGTTTCCAGCCCTGCTCGCGAAACGGCTCAAAGTGCTTCGCGAAGAAATCATTCCAGCCGAGGTCAATGAGGTTCATCGGCGCCACTGATACATCCAGCGTTCAGAGATCACCTTCGCTCCATCTTTCAGCTCCATCATGATCTCCAGCAGATTGCTTTTCTCCGGCACATCGAGTTTGAAGAAGGCACGCCAGCCGCCGGTCTCGTTGTTGCGCATCACACGCTTGTCCAGCACCTTCCCCTCGCCACCGCTGAGCACCACGTCGATGTCAGGCGTCCATTTGTCATCGTGCGGATTAACCGTCAGTCTCTGCGGCGCAAAGTCGATGACATAAAGATGATCGTCCGAGTCCATCACAAAGCCGCGCCGTGAACTGGTGACCTTGTACAAGCCACCCGGCTCATGCTGGTCGAGCCAGTTGAGCTTATACTCGACCTTCAACGGTTCCGCAGGCGTGGCGGGCAGTTGATCAGGCTTCCACATCGCCACGATGTTGTCCCAAGTCTCTTCGCCGGTGGAAAGCTCGACCAGCGTCACGGCTCCTTTGCCAAACCCGCTCATCGGCTCCACCCACACTGCGGGACGACGATGATAGTTGGCTTCGAGATCCTGGAAGTTGTTGAAGTCGCGGTCACGCTCCGCGAGGCCGAAGCCTTGGAGCTTGTCCGTCTCGAAAATGCTCAGGCGCAGGTCTCGGCTGACATCCAGCGGCCGCCAGATCGTTGGGCCATCTGCGATCTCGACCTGCAAACCGTCCGAATCATGCACCTCGGGGCGAAAATCATAAGGTTTGGGATTCGAGTTTTCGCCGAACCAGAACATGCTCGAGAACGGCGCGATGCCGAGCATCTTCACCGGCTTGCGCAGATGCAGTGTGGCCTTGATCTTCATCTCAGTGGTCACGCCCGGTGCGGTTTCAAACTGGTATGCGCCCGTGATGCTCGGGCCATTGAGCAGCGCGAGCAGTTTGAACGATTTGTCGCCCGTCTTCGGCTGCTGAAACCAGAAATGGGTGAAATCGGGAAACTCCTCCGGCTCTCCGCCGATGGTGTTCACCGCCACCGCACGCGCTGAGATGCCGTAGCCGAGTTTTGTCGTCACCGCGCGGAAATAACTCGCGCCCATGAACACCATGAACTCGAACGGCCGGCCGATGAGAGAGTCGGGCGCGAGCACCTTGAAGCCCGCATAGCCGACCGGGTTCCTAGCATTGGCTGGCAGCTCAAGGTCATGGTAGTTAAAATGGGTGCGATCAAAGGGCACATTCACGGTGGAGGCCGTCTGCATGTTGTAAAAGATGACGGGCTTCTTGAACATCCATCCAGGATGGAAGAACTCCACGCGACAAGTTTCCCCGAGGTCTCCAAACAGGGCTTTTTTTCCATCGAAAATGATCTTCCGATGCCCGTCGTATTTCAGGCTGTCAAAAAACGGGTCGAGCTGCTGCGTTGGTGCCTGGTAGGGCTGAAGCGCGAGCTGCGCGGCCACTTTCTCCAGATTCGCAAAGTCTTTGACCGATTCCAAGGCCACTTGGGCGAGGCACGGACTGGCAAACAACGTGAGAAGAGAAAGCGGGAGGGGAAACTTCATGCAGGAGGAGGCTAGAATGCAGCACAGGACATGCCAGTCAACCAGCGCGGCAGGAAGCTCTTGCCAGCAGATGGGCGAATGCAGCATCATCAAGGCATGAGTTCAAACCCGCCCGCGAAGCTGTTGCCGGTCTTCCTTTTCAATGGTGCCTACATTGCCCTGGCGGTCGCCATGTCCATCTCACGAGGCAACCGCGAGTTCATCTTCTACATCGTTGTGATGCTCGTGCTCGTCGCCGTGATGAGCCTCGTCCACCGCCGGGTGAAGCTCACCACCGGCCTGTTGTGGGCCTTTTCCGCCTGGGGACTGGCCCACATGGCCGGCGGCCTCTGCCCGCTGCCCGCAGGCTGGCCCTACAATGGCGATCACGCGGTGCTCTACAGTTGGTGGATCATTCCCGAGCGGCTGAAATACGACCAGATCGTCCACGCCTACGGCTTCGGCATCACCACCTGGCTGTGCTGGCACATTCTGCGCAACGCCCTGCGTCAGCCCGACGGCGGCCCCGTACACCCGACTTTTGGCATGCTCACGCTGTGCGCCGCCGCAGGCATGGGTTTCGGTGCTTTGAACGAGGTCATTGAATTCATCGCCGTCCTCACCATTCCAAACACCAACGTCGGCGGCTACGAAAACACCGGCTGGGATCTCGTCGCGAATCTCGTCGGCACCATCCTCGCAGCGCTGGCCATTCGTTTTACCGCGAAATCTGCCGTGTGAATCGGACGGCTGGCAAAGGACGCGCCTGAGCCTGGCTCAGACGGTTTGGAATTCAGCCAGTGAGCCGTTGCTCGATCCAAACTGATCTACCTCCGCACCCATCTGCTGAAGCATGGAGACGAAGAGATTGCTCAGGGGTGTGTTGGCATCGCGTTTGAAGGCGAGGTGTTTGCCGTGCTGGAAGCCACCGCCGGCGAGGAGGATGGGGAGGTTGGTGTTGTCGTGCGTGTTCGCGTCGCCCATGTTGCTGCCGTAGAGGATCATCGTGCGGTCTAGCAGGCGCGCATCGCCATCGGGCTTGGTGGCGAGGTTTTGGAGGAGCTTGTGCAGCAGCGCCATCTGCTGGCGGTCGGCGTCTTCAAGTTGTTTTACTTTTTCGACGGCCTGGCCGTGGTGGCTGAGGTTGTGGTAGCCGTCGGTGGTGTTTTGATCGGGATGCAGTTTGAAAACCGGCGTGGCAAAGGCATCGACCATCAGCGTGACGATGCGCGTGCTGTCAGACTCCAGCGCGAGCTGCGCCATGGCGAGCATGAGGTCAAATTTTTCAAAGAAGAGCTTCTTGTCCTGGATGTCGGCGGGCGGTGGCTGCTGCGTTGCGGGCTTGGGCCTGAGTTCCCACTCGCGGGCGGTGAGCAGGCGCTCCTCCACCTCGCGCACGGAGGTGAGGTATTGATCGAGCCGCGCCTTGTCATCGCTGCCGAGGCTGCGGCTGAACTGCTTAGTGTCATCGAGCAGTGTGTCGAGGATGCTGCCGCGTTCTTCGAGGCGACGGAGCTGCTTTTGCACCGCCGCAGGATCGCCCTGGACGAACATTTTCTGAAACAAGGCGGGAGCGCTGTCCTCGGCAGGCAGCAGCACGCCATCGCGTGTCCAGGAGAGGCTGCGGTTCGCCTTGTCGATGTTCACGCCGAGGTTCAGCGTCGGGAATCGCGTCACTTGCCCGAGCTTCTCCGCCGCGAACTGGTCGAGGGAGATTTGATTGCGAAACCCGCTCTTCGTCGGCCCGCGTGCGGCGGTGAGGAAGCAGTTCTCCGTGCTGTGCCCGCCATTCACATCAGGATGCGAGAGTCCGCTGAACACTGTGAAGTCTTTGCGGAAATCCGCGAGCGCCGAGAGGTAGGGCGACAACTCGTAATCACGCCCCGTGCCCTGCGGAAAGAATGGCTTCGGCAGCACGCCGAGGTTGTTCGAGATCAACAGCATGCGCTTCGGTGTCAGCGGTTTCGCGCCACGCGCAAACACCGGCATCAGGCACTCCAGCAGCGGCAAAGCCAGCGTGACACCCGCACCGCGCAAGAAGCGGCGGCGCGGGAGGCTTTTGGCGATGTGAGGGGAGTTCATGCTGATTTGTTACTCTTGATAGACTCTTCCCATCTGGGCCACGAACTCGTTGAAACTTGAAGCAACCGTCATCGCTTCATCAGGCTCCAGTCCAATGCATGGCAATGCCACAATAGTCCAAGGAGTGCCGTTTCGGGTGTCAAAAGCCAAGATCTCACCACCTCCGTTACTACCAAAGGCAAAGAACCCGGGTGCGTATTTCGGAACTTCATATCCAACACCAAACTCAATCACGTCCTCAGCGTTCCATATTTGAAACCAGCCGGGTTGAACACCCAATTCGCCTTCGCCGCCATTCGTTTGGCGCAGGAACGTCAAATAATCCTCCGGCAGATTATAACCTGATTCAGAGGCGAGTTTAGCGACCATGGTTTCGGTCGCTGGAGGCTGGCGATCCCAAGCAGCGGAGGCATCTTGAATGAGTTCGATAATGGTCATGTCTGTATGACTTGAATGAGGTAGCACACCTCAATCTTTCTGACCTCCGAGAAAAATGCGGCTCTGCACCAGCGCATGCAGCAAATCGCCAACGCGATAGCCATCTTTCGCACATGCATCGAGCATCAACTCGATCTCTGGACGATCCGAAAAGCGCACGGGTGTGCCGGTGGCGTAGATCGTGAATTGATGGAGTAGATTGCGGGCGAGCTGGCGCGGATTGGAGGCGAGGTGGGCCTTGAGATCTCGGATGTTTTGGAAGCTGCGGCCATCCAGCAGCTTGCCGCTGGCATCGACGTGGGCGGCAAGCGTGTAAGCGTAATCATGGCCGGCACGGTCGATGCCGGTGATGCGCTCGCCTTCCTCCAGGCCGCGATAACGCGTGCGCCAGCCGCCGAGGATGTCGAAGTTTTCCAGCGCGAGGCCAACCGGATCAAATCGCGCATGACAAGCGGCGCAGGATTTGGATTTCGTGTGCAGGGCGAGCAGATCGCGGATGGTTTTGGCACCGCGAATGTCCGGCTCGACGGCAGGGACGCTGGCGGGCGGCGGCGGTGGTGGTTCGCCGATGAGGCGCTCCATGATCCAGGCACCGCGCACGACGGGCGAGGTGGTGGTGCCGTTGGCGGTGACTTTCAAAATGGCGGCCTGCGTCAGGAGTCCACCAAGCGGGCTGTCCTTCGGCAGCGTGACCTGGTGCATCGCCGAGCCGCTGAGTGGCTGGAGCGCATAGTGTTTTGCCAGGCGGTCGTTGGCGAAGATGAAATCGGCATCCACAAGCACCTTGGCGGGCAGGTTGTCGCGAATCATCGCGGTGACGAAGGCGCGTGTTTCCATCTCCATGCTTTCGACGAGATAATCATCGAAGCGATATTCGGGATAGAGTCGGATGTCCGGCTCGTCGCGGCGGATGTGGCGGAGATTGAGCCAGTAGTCGGTGAAACTTCGAATGAAGCGCTCAAAGCCGCTGCTGGTGATGAGACGCTCGGTTTCACGTTTGAGCACCTCTTTCTCACGGAGCTGCTTTTTCGCCGCCAGTTCGCTCAGGACGGCATCGGGCCGAGTATTCGTCAAAAAATGCGAGAGACGTGAGGCGATGGCAAAATGATCGTCTTCACGTTCCGGCTCCCGCAGATACAAGTAGTGCCCGGAGCAGAGGAAGGCTTTGTAACCGGCCAGCATCGACTCGTTGAACGGCGCTTTTTCATTGAGCCGGCTTTGGATGAGCGCATCGAACGTCTGCAGCGCCTCCTCAGCGATGGGTTCGCGTGCGACGAGCTTCACGAAGCGACGCAGCAGCGTTTTGGGGTCTTGGGTGGGCGAATAACCGAACAACACGCGATGCGATGGTGGCGGCCATGTTGCCGATGAGATCGGTCCCTCGACTTCGAGCCATTGAAAAGCGACGCCGGGTTGTCCCCCTTCAGGAAACGGCGGGTAGCGATAGGTTGGCGGGCCGCCTTTGACATTGCGGGCGAGCGGCACAGGCAGGCCGAGCAGGCTGTATTCAAAGGTCTCGCCAGGAAGCAGGCGGATGATCGTCTCAAAGGTCGTTTTCTCCGGCGGCACGTCCATAATGCCGCCTGTCGCGCGGACATCGCCGGACACATCGGGGCCGGAGGGCTTGCGCGCACGGAAAGTCATCGGCACCGGCTGAGTGGCTGGCTTGAGTTGATGGCCCTGCAACTGCAACACGGCGCGCGCGGAGAAGCGCACCTTGTATTCTCCCGGCAGCCTCGCGACGAAGCCCTTCGGGTAGCCGTAGTAGGGCCAGTGGGCGGAGCGAAAGAGCGCGAGTTCGAGCGTGGGATCGTCGCGCATGGCATCGAGCTGCTTCGGATCGACGGCTTGGTTGTCCTTGGCGAAGAACATCGCTTCGCGCTCGCCAAAGGTGGATTTATCCGTGAACAAACTCGTGCCTACAGCGCGGAACTTTGTCACCGCAGGCGGTTTGGGTTCGGTGGACATCGCCGCACGCAGCGCAGCTTCGGCGGCATCAAGATAGGCCGTGAGCTGCACGCGCGACATGTCGAGCGTTTCGGCGCATTTGTTGAAATGATGCCCCTCGCGGTCCTCGGGTAGCATGTCACGGATGTCGAGGCTCGGGAGCTGGAGGACATCGCGGAGGTTCTGTTCGTATTCGTCGCGATTCATCCGCCGCAACGGCCCGCGGCCATCCGCGACGACTTCGGCGTGATCTACTGCATGAATCGAGGTGGCAAGCGACTTCACCAAGGCGGCACGTTGCTCCGCAGACAAATCCTCGGCCTTCGGAGGCATCTCACCTTTCTCGACGCGGTCGTGGATGCGAATCCAACGCTCGCGCGTGGCGTGATCGGTGAGATCAAACTTCAGCGCGGTGAGATCGAGACTGCCTTTGGCGGTTTCCTTGTCGTGGCACTCGATGCAGCTCTGCTCGATCTGGGGCGGCACAGTTTGAGATTGCACCGCAGAGATGGGGAGAACGCAGAGGATGACGAGGGCGCGATTCATCGTTTCACGTTGAGGCATTCGTTGAGGTGATCGCTGTCGTAGGCGTGGACGTTGGTGATGCGCATCTCCTCCATGCCGGTGCTTTTCTCGACGCTGCCTTCGATTTGATCCACCAACTGTTCGCGCGTCAGCCGCCAGACGACTTTGCCATCGGTGGTGATTTCGGCGAGGAGATCGCGGCCTTCGTCAGCGGTTTTGAGGTGGAAGTCACCGCAGGCGATGAGGACGTGCCCGTTGCTCGACTGCGACATGCCGAGCAGATAGCGACAAGAAAGGCCGAGGTCTTCGATGGTCCAACAATGCTTGGTTTTGCCCGCTGCGTCGATGTGGAGCAACTGACAACCGGTGGAGGTCGCGACGAACAACGAGCCATCGCCCGGCTGTAACATGGCGAAGGCCTTTTTCACAGTGGGCGTGGGTTTCAGCAGCGGATTGAGCGCAATGCCTTGCAAAAGTTTGCCGGTCTTGGTTTCGACCTTGAGCAGCGTTTTGCGTCCGTATTGGCCGACCCAAAAGGCGTTCTCTCCCGGCACGGCGCGGATCATGCGATAGCGAAAATGCAGTGGATCGTCTTTGAGGTCGGGCAGCGGAGTTTCGCTCATGACGGCTCCGCTGCGGTCCACGATGCGGATCTGGCTCACGCCGCTATCCATGAGCGCAAACTGCTCGCCGCCCTCCAGCACGGCGACGCTGTTTGCCTCCGCGCCTTTGGCACCAGCACGCGCCTTGTGATCCAGCACGAGCTTCTTCGCCGCATCAAACACCGCCAGTCCGCCGCGATGTGCATAGGCGATGCCGCCATCCGGCAGACGCCAGGCATCATAGATGCCGCCGTGGCCGGGATGCTTGAGGAGGTCAGTGACTTTGCCAGCGCGATTGATTTCGATGACCTGGCTGTCAGCAGCGAGGAGATAGCGCTCCTCGGCGGAG
It contains:
- a CDS encoding DUF1552 domain-containing protein: MNSPHIAKSLPRRRFLRGAGVTLALPLLECLMPVFARGAKPLTPKRMLLISNNLGVLPKPFFPQGTGRDYELSPYLSALADFRKDFTVFSGLSHPDVNGGHSTENCFLTAARGPTKSGFRNQISLDQFAAEKLGQVTRFPTLNLGVNIDKANRSLSWTRDGVLLPAEDSAPALFQKMFVQGDPAAVQKQLRRLEERGSILDTLLDDTKQFSRSLGSDDKARLDQYLTSVREVEERLLTAREWELRPKPATQQPPPADIQDKKLFFEKFDLMLAMAQLALESDSTRIVTLMVDAFATPVFKLHPDQNTTDGYHNLSHHGQAVEKVKQLEDADRQQMALLHKLLQNLATKPDGDARLLDRTMILYGSNMGDANTHDNTNLPILLAGGGFQHGKHLAFKRDANTPLSNLFVSMLQQMGAEVDQFGSSNGSLAEFQTV
- a CDS encoding DUF2238 domain-containing protein produces the protein MSSNPPAKLLPVFLFNGAYIALAVAMSISRGNREFIFYIVVMLVLVAVMSLVHRRVKLTTGLLWAFSAWGLAHMAGGLCPLPAGWPYNGDHAVLYSWWIIPERLKYDQIVHAYGFGITTWLCWHILRNALRQPDGGPVHPTFGMLTLCAAAGMGFGALNEVIEFIAVLTIPNTNVGGYENTGWDLVANLVGTILAALAIRFTAKSAV
- a CDS encoding DUF1592 domain-containing protein, whose protein sequence is MPQRETMNRALVILCVLPISAVQSQTVPPQIEQSCIECHDKETAKGSLDLTALKFDLTDHATRERWIRIHDRVEKGEMPPKAEDLSAEQRAALVKSLATSIHAVDHAEVVADGRGPLRRMNRDEYEQNLRDVLQLPSLDIRDMLPEDREGHHFNKCAETLDMSRVQLTAYLDAAEAALRAAMSTEPKPPAVTKFRAVGTSLFTDKSTFGEREAMFFAKDNQAVDPKQLDAMRDDPTLELALFRSAHWPYYGYPKGFVARLPGEYKVRFSARAVLQLQGHQLKPATQPVPMTFRARKPSGPDVSGDVRATGGIMDVPPEKTTFETIIRLLPGETFEYSLLGLPVPLARNVKGGPPTYRYPPFPEGGQPGVAFQWLEVEGPISSATWPPPSHRVLFGYSPTQDPKTLLRRFVKLVAREPIAEEALQTFDALIQSRLNEKAPFNESMLAGYKAFLCSGHYLYLREPEREDDHFAIASRLSHFLTNTRPDAVLSELAAKKQLREKEVLKRETERLITSSGFERFIRSFTDYWLNLRHIRRDEPDIRLYPEYRFDDYLVESMEMETRAFVTAMIRDNLPAKVLVDADFIFANDRLAKHYALQPLSGSAMHQVTLPKDSPLGGLLTQAAILKVTANGTTTSPVVRGAWIMERLIGEPPPPPPASVPAVEPDIRGAKTIRDLLALHTKSKSCAACHARFDPVGLALENFDILGGWRTRYRGLEEGERITGIDRAGHDYAYTLAAHVDASGKLLDGRSFQNIRDLKAHLASNPRQLARNLLHQFTIYATGTPVRFSDRPEIELMLDACAKDGYRVGDLLHALVQSRIFLGGQKD
- a CDS encoding SMI1/KNR4 family protein, which produces MTIIELIQDASAAWDRQPPATETMVAKLASESGYNLPEDYLTFLRQTNGGEGELGVQPGWFQIWNAEDVIEFGVGYEVPKYAPGFFAFGSNGGGEILAFDTRNGTPWTIVALPCIGLEPDEAMTVASSFNEFVAQMGRVYQE
- a CDS encoding glucan biosynthesis protein; the encoded protein is MKFPLPLSLLTLFASPCLAQVALESVKDFANLEKVAAQLALQPYQAPTQQLDPFFDSLKYDGHRKIIFDGKKALFGDLGETCRVEFFHPGWMFKKPVIFYNMQTASTVNVPFDRTHFNYHDLELPANARNPVGYAGFKVLAPDSLIGRPFEFMVFMGASYFRAVTTKLGYGISARAVAVNTIGGEPEEFPDFTHFWFQQPKTGDKSFKLLALLNGPSITGAYQFETAPGVTTEMKIKATLHLRKPVKMLGIAPFSSMFWFGENSNPKPYDFRPEVHDSDGLQVEIADGPTIWRPLDVSRDLRLSIFETDKLQGFGLAERDRDFNNFQDLEANYHRRPAVWVEPMSGFGKGAVTLVELSTGEETWDNIVAMWKPDQLPATPAEPLKVEYKLNWLDQHEPGGLYKVTSSRRGFVMDSDDHLYVIDFAPQRLTVNPHDDKWTPDIDVVLSGGEGKVLDKRVMRNNETGGWRAFFKLDVPEKSNLLEIMMELKDGAKVISERWMYQWRR